A region from the Wansuia hejianensis genome encodes:
- a CDS encoding MFS transporter produces the protein MKKMRKGHMILCLIALFLSNVAIMADMVIIPIADNLFKTYGNPTVINFILSGAAFLSVFTAMACAKLLYKFSKKTILIVSMILFAVGSIFGAAVDNIYYMLIMRILVGVAMGFVNATAMALIAELFDDEGARGKAMGFFNASMAGIGAVISVVAGIFAVNGWREVFKVYWISVPILILMILFIPMTPPDKEEVQENGGTVTPKKPYLSHQIGLLLSCFAYNLIYGVIFYQVAVLVFERGLGNESSAAILSSLGTVGSCVLCILFGFIYAKLKRATIVLGYVGICLSYLMLYLAPNAAVAGVACTLCGAAYGYGFSYFFMRCTVIVPGVKISGSVSLTTAIGQLGMFLSTYVCTILQGVLNTTGIAALLPYAIGAAGVGAVLSIILTIRDRKFPSEYVEQ, from the coding sequence ATGAAGAAAATGAGAAAAGGGCATATGATTCTGTGCCTGATAGCATTATTTCTCTCAAATGTTGCCATTATGGCGGATATGGTCATTATTCCAATAGCGGATAATTTATTCAAGACTTATGGGAATCCAACCGTCATCAATTTTATTCTGTCAGGAGCGGCATTTCTCTCGGTATTCACGGCTATGGCCTGTGCGAAGCTGCTCTACAAATTCAGCAAAAAGACAATATTAATCGTGAGTATGATCCTGTTTGCTGTCGGTTCTATCTTCGGGGCGGCCGTCGATAATATTTATTACATGCTCATCATGAGAATCCTGGTCGGAGTTGCCATGGGCTTTGTTAATGCGACGGCTATGGCCCTGATCGCAGAACTTTTCGATGACGAGGGCGCCCGTGGGAAAGCGATGGGATTCTTCAACGCTTCCATGGCGGGTATCGGCGCAGTGATCAGCGTGGTTGCAGGTATCTTCGCCGTTAATGGATGGAGAGAGGTATTCAAGGTTTACTGGATTTCAGTACCGATCCTGATCCTGATGATTCTGTTTATTCCGATGACGCCTCCTGACAAAGAGGAGGTTCAGGAGAACGGCGGGACTGTTACTCCTAAAAAGCCGTATCTGTCACATCAGATAGGACTCCTGCTGTCCTGCTTTGCTTATAACCTGATATATGGGGTGATTTTCTACCAGGTAGCCGTGCTGGTGTTTGAGCGGGGCCTGGGAAATGAGAGCTCAGCGGCAATTCTCTCTTCACTGGGAACCGTCGGAAGCTGTGTGCTTTGTATCCTGTTCGGATTTATTTACGCCAAGTTAAAACGTGCGACCATCGTGCTGGGCTATGTGGGAATTTGCTTGTCTTACCTGATGCTGTATCTGGCGCCCAACGCAGCGGTGGCCGGAGTGGCGTGTACGCTCTGTGGAGCCGCCTATGGATACGGATTTTCTTATTTCTTCATGCGGTGTACAGTGATTGTTCCCGGTGTGAAGATATCAGGGTCAGTTTCGCTTACCACTGCAATCGGGCAGCTGGGGATGTTCCTGTCTACATATGTCTGTACCATACTGCAGGGAGTGCTGAATACCACTGGAATCGCAGCTTTGCTGCCGTATGCCATCGGCGCTGCGGGAGTGGGAGCCGTTTTGTCAATCATCCTGACGATCAGGGACAGAAAATTTCCCAGCGAATATGTGGAACAGTAA
- a CDS encoding uroporphyrinogen decarboxylase family protein: protein MLTVKQNLLETIHGGNPDRFVNQYEFLKIIYGSPFFDLHNGPVLEPGVINAKNAWGITFSWPEGLPGEFPVHDEEHLVLKDVTQWRDHVHAPALDYTDEEWAPYIKQVQEVDRDQYFVASLMWPGIFEQLHHFMDIPQTMMNFYEEPEAMKELINYLADWEVEYADVVCAKLHPDAVFHHDDWGTQRSTFISPQMFEEFLLPAYKRIYKRYRDNGVELIVHHSDSYAATLVPYMIEMGIDIWQGVMTSNNIPELIQKYGKQITFMGGIDSAQVDFPGWTREKVRQEVRRACDENGKLYFIPSASQGLDCSTFPGVYEAISEEIDAYSKEVFK, encoded by the coding sequence ATGTTAACAGTTAAACAGAATCTTCTGGAGACAATACACGGAGGCAACCCAGACCGCTTTGTGAATCAGTATGAATTCTTGAAAATTATCTATGGAAGCCCGTTCTTTGATCTGCATAACGGACCAGTCCTGGAGCCGGGGGTTATCAACGCGAAGAATGCGTGGGGAATCACTTTTTCCTGGCCGGAAGGCCTGCCCGGAGAATTCCCGGTGCATGATGAAGAGCATCTGGTTCTGAAGGACGTCACACAGTGGAGGGATCACGTGCATGCTCCGGCTCTGGATTATACCGATGAGGAGTGGGCGCCTTATATCAAACAGGTACAGGAAGTTGACAGGGACCAGTATTTTGTGGCCAGCCTGATGTGGCCGGGAATCTTTGAACAGCTGCATCATTTCATGGATATTCCTCAGACAATGATGAATTTCTACGAAGAGCCGGAGGCTATGAAGGAACTGATTAACTATCTGGCGGACTGGGAAGTTGAGTATGCCGATGTAGTCTGCGCCAAACTGCATCCGGATGCCGTATTCCATCATGATGACTGGGGGACACAGCGATCCACATTCATCTCTCCCCAGATGTTTGAAGAATTTCTTCTGCCTGCTTATAAGAGAATCTATAAGAGATACCGTGATAATGGCGTGGAGCTGATCGTGCATCACTCTGATTCCTATGCGGCAACTCTGGTTCCCTACATGATTGAAATGGGAATCGATATCTGGCAGGGTGTAATGACATCCAACAATATTCCGGAGCTGATTCAGAAGTACGGAAAACAGATTACTTTTATGGGTGGTATTGACAGCGCGCAGGTTGATTTCCCAGGCTGGACCCGTGAGAAAGTCCGCCAGGAAGTCAGGAGGGCCTGCGATGAGAATGGAAAGCTTTATTTCATACCGAGTGCATCCCAGGGTCTCGACTGCAGTACCTTCCCGGGTGTATATGAGGCCATATCCGAGGAAATCGACGCTTACAGTAAAGAGGTTTTTAAATAA
- the spoVAC gene encoding stage V sporulation protein AC — translation MESLHSEDKKKEYEQFVNQVTPKQNLPLNMLKAFIVGGLICVLGQFILNTAMNNGVTKDDAGAWCSLILVFLSALFTGLNLYQRLVTFGGAGALVPITGFANSVAAPAIEYKKEGQVFGVGAKIFTIAGPVILYGVFVSWLLGIAYYVLKLAGLYWG, via the coding sequence ATGGAAAGTCTGCACAGTGAAGATAAGAAAAAAGAATATGAGCAGTTTGTCAACCAGGTAACCCCTAAACAGAATCTCCCGCTGAATATGCTCAAGGCATTCATAGTGGGCGGGCTGATTTGCGTACTGGGTCAGTTTATCCTCAATACAGCCATGAACAACGGCGTGACAAAGGATGATGCCGGAGCATGGTGTTCGCTGATACTGGTCTTTCTAAGCGCTCTGTTTACCGGACTGAATCTGTACCAGAGACTGGTGACCTTCGGCGGAGCGGGCGCATTGGTGCCGATCACCGGTTTTGCAAATTCGGTTGCTGCGCCTGCCATCGAATACAAGAAAGAAGGACAGGTATTCGGCGTAGGGGCTAAGATCTTTACCATTGCGGGACCAGTGATCTTGTATGGAGTGTTTGTCAGCTGGCTGCTGGGAATCGCCTATTATGTGCTGAAGCTGGCAGGGCTTTACTGGGGCTGA